In Streptomyces capitiformicae, one genomic interval encodes:
- a CDS encoding HNH endonuclease, which produces MQRGVISRESVLKAVAEHDELGREAFLSRYGFGKAVSYVLVHEGREYDSKAIAGVAHKWDQGAVLAADKFSGGKDHAAAWLKRLGFDVKSIKNPDWARDEVILACDLVMANGWRGLDVSDRRVVELSGLLQLLPLHAEADRNEKFRNPNGVARKTFDIATRHPDYQGKATNGGATDVQVLHEFLARPEEMTETARLIRLGIASGELQALPPAGDEEADDEYEAPEGRLLMRRHRARERNKGLRKKKIESVLRRGGSLACEACGFDFEAVYGERGAGYIECHHVVPLHEAGEGTTKLTDLALICANCHRMIHRHAPWPTPAQLRAAVEQRRMQARGDRGWSCSNVLRSSTH; this is translated from the coding sequence ATGCAACGAGGGGTGATCTCACGGGAGTCGGTACTCAAGGCCGTCGCGGAGCATGATGAGTTGGGGCGCGAAGCCTTCCTATCCCGCTACGGGTTCGGCAAGGCGGTGTCCTACGTGCTCGTACACGAGGGCCGGGAGTACGACTCCAAGGCAATCGCCGGCGTAGCTCACAAGTGGGACCAGGGGGCGGTGCTTGCTGCGGACAAGTTCAGTGGGGGCAAGGATCACGCCGCTGCGTGGTTGAAGCGGCTGGGATTCGACGTCAAGTCAATCAAGAACCCCGACTGGGCCCGCGACGAGGTGATCCTGGCCTGCGACCTCGTGATGGCCAACGGCTGGCGCGGGCTGGACGTTAGCGACCGGCGGGTCGTGGAACTGTCTGGCTTGCTTCAGTTGCTTCCCCTGCACGCCGAGGCAGACCGCAACGAGAAGTTCCGCAACCCCAACGGGGTGGCACGCAAGACCTTCGACATCGCTACCCGGCACCCTGACTACCAGGGGAAGGCAACGAACGGCGGCGCGACGGACGTTCAGGTCCTGCACGAGTTCCTTGCTCGTCCGGAGGAGATGACCGAGACCGCACGGCTGATCCGGCTCGGCATCGCTTCAGGAGAACTGCAAGCGCTGCCGCCCGCAGGTGACGAGGAGGCAGACGACGAGTACGAAGCTCCCGAAGGCCGACTGCTCATGCGGCGCCACAGGGCGAGAGAACGCAACAAGGGCCTTCGCAAGAAGAAGATCGAGTCCGTGTTGCGGCGAGGCGGCAGCCTAGCCTGCGAGGCTTGTGGTTTTGACTTCGAGGCGGTGTACGGGGAGCGCGGGGCCGGATACATCGAGTGCCACCACGTTGTGCCTCTGCATGAAGCAGGAGAGGGAACGACCAAGCTCACTGACCTTGCCCTCATCTGCGCGAACTGCCACCGCATGATCCACCGTCATGCGCCGTGGCCCACACCTGCCCAACTTCGAGCAGCCGTTGAGCAGCGGCGCATGCAGGCTCGCGGAGACCGGGGGTGGTCATGCAGCAACGTGCTGAGGAGCAGCACTCATTGA
- a CDS encoding PD-(D/E)XK nuclease family protein — MEILFDESPSRAESLYEANVFPIVSKIVTSNKPTPGNGCGRCKIAGCCSSLEKVDGFLGQPHKGPATRSVSARDLEVYEKCPAQWYLSSNNLPSESSDLPSSERGRVIHEWLARAHMGSHKCDPSDLDVIDGNFPPGLDESDYLDSRDYVTQHAAICPIGEGVRVIGSEVSVYGYDAQADVVVVSKPDLLYVDSDDTFVIRETKTTTLSIPGDEQEAFDRFFAVPWLLNLIGSGYRGPYKSDKARLELEVLASEDSRVFSWDLGDTRLLRMAKAEVRLRAKKWHRDTTWNSAPGEHCRWCPVRSWCSDATTDEADDDHLRIP; from the coding sequence ATGGAGATCCTGTTTGACGAAAGCCCTTCAAGGGCGGAGTCACTATATGAAGCCAACGTGTTTCCGATAGTAAGCAAGATCGTCACGTCAAATAAGCCGACACCGGGAAATGGCTGCGGGCGATGTAAAATTGCAGGGTGCTGCTCCTCTTTGGAGAAGGTTGACGGATTTCTCGGGCAGCCCCATAAGGGACCGGCTACCCGGTCAGTCAGCGCGCGTGACCTAGAGGTCTACGAAAAATGCCCCGCCCAATGGTACCTAAGTTCGAATAACTTGCCCTCAGAATCGAGCGATCTCCCTTCTTCTGAGCGAGGCAGGGTTATTCATGAGTGGCTAGCTCGGGCCCATATGGGCAGTCACAAATGCGATCCAAGTGATCTTGACGTCATTGACGGCAACTTCCCTCCAGGCCTGGACGAAAGTGACTACCTGGACTCGCGTGACTATGTTACGCAGCACGCGGCTATATGCCCTATTGGGGAAGGGGTGCGAGTAATCGGGAGTGAAGTCTCGGTATACGGATATGACGCGCAAGCGGATGTTGTAGTCGTCAGCAAGCCCGACTTGCTGTACGTGGATTCTGATGACACCTTCGTGATCAGAGAAACAAAGACGACTACCTTGAGCATTCCAGGGGATGAACAGGAAGCATTCGACCGGTTCTTCGCGGTGCCTTGGCTTCTTAACCTGATCGGTAGTGGATACCGGGGTCCCTACAAGAGTGACAAGGCGCGGCTTGAGCTGGAAGTTCTGGCTTCAGAGGACAGTCGTGTGTTCTCCTGGGACCTTGGCGATACTCGACTACTACGCATGGCAAAGGCCGAAGTGCGCCTGCGCGCCAAGAAGTGGCACCGGGATACGACCTGGAATAGCGCTCCCGGCGAGCACTGCCGGTGGTGCCCCGTCCGTAGTTGGTGTTCCGACGCGACCACGGACGAGGCTGATGATGACCACTTGCGCATCCCGTGA
- a CDS encoding ImmA/IrrE family metallo-endopeptidase: MWAAAAEGTAEGVMMAANSTREERFKHTLNTLVRREGVAPETLLDLLGSKEAYTALTSGSRLPSAYEATLLSAYFSVAPGMLLLGDEPSMGVSLRLGTVEGIHDVSDVVSHATKLLATDRLTREWGCTQPIIDVASFAPSKVWHDRNAGERTAARLRAYLDFSETEPVEDLTGLVESLGVPVEYRKLPSQVHGISIPEKWGDHVSWVVIINSSDVWSRQRFTLAHELCHVLQNDPGQVIVDRATMQDLRPERIANSFARHFLLPEEAILGKLEQFGPISTRAQAAALVADLVLTYGVSRDATMIALSEIAEDDFESSLIEFCQEVQVGELMRISGNSTAWDELNSTRGHNFPSERLSQQVLDAYAEQLVSLQAVADVIADGSVQDARLQLSEAGWDINQPAIG; the protein is encoded by the coding sequence ATGTGGGCGGCTGCGGCTGAAGGCACGGCGGAAGGGGTGATGATGGCAGCAAACAGCACGCGCGAAGAGCGTTTCAAGCACACCCTAAATACGCTAGTCAGGCGTGAAGGCGTAGCACCAGAAACCCTGCTTGACCTGCTGGGCTCCAAGGAAGCATACACAGCGTTGACGTCTGGGTCCCGCCTGCCCTCCGCATACGAAGCAACTTTGTTGAGCGCTTACTTCAGTGTGGCTCCCGGCATGCTACTCCTGGGCGACGAACCGTCAATGGGAGTAAGTCTACGGCTTGGGACCGTTGAGGGAATTCACGATGTCAGTGATGTTGTTTCCCACGCTACTAAATTGCTAGCCACAGATCGCCTGACGCGCGAGTGGGGTTGCACTCAGCCGATCATAGACGTGGCAAGCTTCGCTCCATCGAAAGTTTGGCATGACCGTAACGCCGGCGAGAGAACTGCCGCGCGCCTGCGTGCCTACCTAGACTTTAGCGAGACTGAACCAGTAGAGGACCTAACAGGTCTAGTTGAGAGCCTCGGTGTCCCTGTCGAGTACAGGAAACTACCGAGCCAGGTTCACGGGATCTCAATCCCTGAAAAATGGGGAGATCACGTTTCCTGGGTCGTAATAATTAACTCAAGTGACGTTTGGTCGAGACAGCGTTTCACTTTGGCCCACGAACTCTGTCACGTTTTGCAGAACGATCCCGGTCAAGTGATCGTCGACCGCGCAACAATGCAAGACTTGCGCCCCGAAAGGATCGCAAACTCCTTTGCGCGGCATTTTCTGCTGCCAGAAGAAGCGATTTTGGGCAAACTAGAGCAGTTCGGGCCAATTTCCACAAGGGCTCAAGCAGCTGCGCTAGTTGCGGACCTTGTTTTGACTTACGGGGTGAGTCGCGACGCCACGATGATCGCGCTTAGCGAAATCGCCGAAGACGACTTCGAATCATCGCTCATAGAGTTTTGCCAGGAAGTCCAAGTCGGCGAACTGATGCGAATCTCAGGAAATTCCACCGCGTGGGATGAATTGAATTCAACCCGAGGCCACAACTTCCCCTCGGAACGGCTATCGCAACAGGTCCTTGATGCTTACGCCGAGCAACTAGTAAGTCTGCAAGCTGTCGCAGACGTCATCGCTGATGGTTCTGTCCAGGACGCTCGCTTGCAGCTTAGCGAGGCCGGATGGGATATAAACCAGCCGGCGATCGGATAA
- a CDS encoding DUF1152 domain-containing protein, giving the protein MKRLIVAAGGGGDAVAAAMLHAALYGDEDPAVILTYAWDRLLIDPVPGPRGPNNFTGLQHLTPAVRAVPAEARPIAPAGSTLPRLAAELPHTFALIDPHHGVEGVTRQLEELVRHFSPESIDLLDVGGDILARGHEPTLKSPLADAVTLAACCQVNAPIRLLVAGAGLDGELPPDDLRSVLGPLVHAFTAKDVKPISSVLEWHPSEATGMLAATARGVRGTCEMRDAGLPIPLTDEGPTVHEVDLDEALSRNELARAITTTATLDEVEAHSREVCGYSEIDYERNKATWLKDQPPVQLDPEAVLTQLDQFEAEARSRGVTHTTFRRITEALNFNGSLREDLRQLLINSRPEQYDAPLWRITAPAE; this is encoded by the coding sequence ATGAAGCGGTTGATCGTCGCAGCAGGAGGAGGGGGCGACGCAGTCGCCGCCGCAATGCTTCACGCCGCTCTCTACGGCGACGAGGACCCGGCGGTGATCCTCACGTATGCGTGGGACCGCCTCTTGATCGACCCGGTACCGGGCCCCCGAGGACCGAACAACTTCACCGGTCTCCAGCACCTCACCCCAGCAGTCCGGGCAGTGCCGGCCGAAGCCCGCCCGATCGCTCCAGCTGGCTCCACCCTCCCCCGCCTCGCGGCAGAACTGCCGCACACCTTCGCCCTGATCGACCCACACCACGGAGTCGAGGGCGTCACCCGCCAACTCGAAGAGTTGGTACGCCACTTCTCACCGGAGTCGATCGACCTCCTGGACGTCGGCGGAGACATCCTCGCCCGAGGCCATGAGCCGACGCTCAAGAGCCCGCTCGCCGACGCCGTCACGCTCGCCGCGTGTTGCCAAGTGAACGCACCGATCCGCCTCCTCGTGGCAGGTGCCGGCCTGGACGGCGAACTTCCTCCTGATGACCTGCGCAGTGTGCTCGGCCCACTCGTCCACGCCTTCACCGCGAAGGATGTGAAGCCGATCAGCTCGGTCCTGGAGTGGCACCCCTCCGAGGCAACCGGGATGCTCGCAGCGACGGCCCGCGGCGTACGCGGCACGTGCGAGATGCGGGACGCCGGCCTTCCCATCCCCCTCACCGACGAAGGGCCGACCGTCCATGAGGTCGACCTGGACGAGGCGCTGAGCCGCAACGAATTGGCCCGCGCCATCACGACGACCGCCACCCTGGACGAGGTAGAGGCACACAGCCGCGAGGTCTGCGGGTACTCAGAGATCGACTACGAGCGCAACAAGGCCACGTGGCTCAAGGACCAGCCGCCAGTACAACTCGACCCCGAGGCTGTACTGACCCAACTCGATCAGTTCGAGGCCGAGGCCCGAAGCCGCGGAGTCACCCACACGACGTTCCGCCGCATCACCGAGGCACTGAACTTCAACGGCTCCCTACGCGAGGACCTGCGCCAACTGCTGATCAACAGCCGTCCGGAGCAGTACGACGCTCCCTTGTGGCGGATCACAGCCCCTGCTGAGTAA
- a CDS encoding GntR family transcriptional regulator translates to MPQIEEAQPKYLQIAHYIRDQILRGDLRPGDEVPSERQLAASWKVSRPTAARSLEALSHQGLVEKRQGSGTYVRSLEVNRRARELYGRARQTGKIYTPGEYAVITSAGWMEAPDHVVEALGLVKDRRAVHRRRVTNNQDGPITLSTSWFAPDVGQRAPKLLEPERIQEGTLMYVENMTGRQGSYAEDRMCARDATEEEAADLQLQSGSAVLIVHHVVFDLQDRPLEFAEATYPPHRWAFEQGYPLT, encoded by the coding sequence ATGCCGCAGATCGAGGAGGCTCAGCCGAAGTATCTCCAGATCGCGCACTACATCCGTGATCAGATTCTTCGGGGTGACCTGCGGCCGGGGGACGAGGTTCCCTCGGAGAGGCAGTTGGCTGCGAGCTGGAAGGTGTCCCGTCCGACGGCTGCGCGGTCGTTGGAGGCGCTGAGTCATCAAGGGCTCGTTGAGAAGCGTCAGGGGTCGGGCACGTACGTGCGGAGCCTGGAGGTCAACCGGCGGGCGCGTGAGTTGTATGGGCGGGCTCGGCAGACCGGGAAGATCTACACGCCCGGTGAGTACGCGGTGATCACCTCGGCCGGTTGGATGGAGGCCCCGGATCACGTCGTTGAGGCTTTGGGTCTGGTCAAGGACCGCCGGGCCGTGCATCGGCGGCGGGTGACGAACAACCAGGACGGGCCGATCACGCTGTCCACTTCGTGGTTCGCTCCGGACGTCGGCCAGCGTGCGCCGAAGCTCCTGGAACCTGAGCGGATTCAGGAAGGAACGCTCATGTACGTCGAGAACATGACCGGCCGTCAGGGCAGCTATGCCGAAGATCGCATGTGTGCTCGCGATGCGACAGAGGAGGAGGCCGCGGATCTCCAACTTCAATCCGGGTCCGCCGTCCTGATCGTTCATCACGTCGTCTTCGACCTCCAGGACCGGCCGTTGGAGTTCGCCGAAGCCACGTACCCGCCGCATCGCTGGGCGTTCGAGCAGGGTTACCCGCTCACCTGA
- a CDS encoding ATP-binding protein: protein MAYSIDRYPSADSPRLGAMTLHPVAESVPRARRWFRKFIAPYNPACSIDDCVLMISELVTNAILYGRADETWMVRVAWYRVETSLRVEVHNPGFPASVRLRQPDAGDAHGRGLLLVDSIADSWHSGPSRFGGTVVSFTMADAWSPDEVFGPVLF, encoded by the coding sequence ATGGCCTACTCGATCGACCGCTATCCCTCTGCGGACTCGCCGCGACTCGGTGCCATGACCCTGCACCCCGTCGCGGAGTCCGTGCCTCGGGCGCGGCGCTGGTTCCGGAAGTTCATCGCCCCGTATAACCCGGCCTGCTCGATCGACGACTGCGTGTTGATGATCTCGGAGCTGGTGACCAACGCCATTCTCTACGGGCGGGCTGACGAGACCTGGATGGTGCGCGTTGCGTGGTACCGCGTGGAGACGTCACTTCGGGTGGAGGTGCACAATCCGGGGTTCCCGGCAAGTGTGCGCCTGCGGCAACCGGACGCCGGCGATGCCCACGGGCGCGGGCTGCTCCTCGTCGACTCCATCGCCGACTCGTGGCACTCCGGTCCCAGCCGCTTCGGCGGGACGGTTGTCTCGTTCACCATGGCCGACGCCTGGTCGCCCGATGAGGTCTTCGGGCCCGTTCTGTTCTGA
- a CDS encoding GntR family transcriptional regulator produces MAYEVEAPKYVRLAQTIQRRIEDGTYPPGTRVPSENQLVQSFGMSRPTVVRALELLKRDGWLESRQGYGTIVRGRPEVVEQQDRRGRVALNRDESRASGRLVEVAEVPVPARVASALGLPKRAKVLMRRFLAEEDGEAVELVSTYFPAGLVEGTELASTDALRGSVREHVEARKKVRYDHVTERVSARLPDSGEAELLGLPDGVPVLSVLVIACDASGQALQVSDVLLPADRQELEDTYRLN; encoded by the coding sequence ATGGCGTATGAAGTGGAGGCACCGAAGTACGTACGCCTCGCGCAGACGATTCAGCGCCGCATCGAGGACGGCACCTATCCGCCCGGCACTCGGGTGCCCAGCGAGAACCAGCTCGTGCAGTCCTTCGGAATGTCCCGCCCGACCGTCGTGCGGGCCTTGGAACTGCTCAAGCGGGACGGCTGGCTGGAGTCTCGGCAGGGGTACGGCACGATCGTCCGGGGCCGCCCTGAAGTCGTTGAGCAACAGGACCGGCGGGGGCGAGTGGCCCTGAATCGCGATGAGTCGCGGGCCTCGGGGCGCCTGGTCGAGGTCGCTGAAGTTCCTGTGCCCGCGCGGGTCGCCTCCGCGCTCGGGCTCCCCAAGCGAGCCAAGGTCCTCATGCGCCGTTTCCTTGCGGAGGAGGATGGTGAAGCGGTCGAGTTGGTCTCGACGTACTTCCCCGCCGGCCTGGTCGAGGGGACCGAGTTGGCGAGCACTGATGCCCTGAGGGGCAGTGTGCGCGAGCATGTGGAGGCTCGGAAGAAGGTCCGCTATGACCACGTGACGGAACGGGTCTCGGCTCGACTGCCTGACAGTGGTGAAGCCGAGCTTCTGGGCTTGCCGGACGGTGTGCCCGTGCTCAGCGTCCTGGTCATCGCGTGCGATGCGTCCGGGCAGGCGCTGCAAGTCTCTGACGTGCTGCTCCCTGCCGATCGTCAGGAACTCGAAGACACCTATCGCTTGAACTGA
- a CDS encoding SCO3933 family regulatory protein, with protein MRVIRVDATTATILLTEAPTPKVRDRQTGEIAKDAVSGEALMTVGVVFIDEGESSLIQVTIPESGVTDGLTVGAPVSLPGLVARPWESVFNGQQRHGIAYRATAVAPGAFPMAQAG; from the coding sequence GTGCGTGTGATCCGCGTTGACGCCACGACCGCCACGATCCTGCTCACCGAAGCGCCGACGCCGAAGGTGCGCGACCGGCAGACCGGTGAGATCGCCAAGGACGCCGTGAGCGGGGAGGCACTGATGACGGTCGGCGTCGTCTTCATCGACGAGGGCGAGTCGTCCCTGATCCAGGTCACCATCCCCGAGAGCGGGGTGACCGACGGGCTGACGGTCGGCGCTCCTGTCTCGCTGCCGGGGCTCGTCGCCCGGCCGTGGGAGAGCGTGTTCAACGGCCAGCAGCGGCACGGCATCGCCTACCGGGCCACCGCCGTGGCTCCGGGTGCCTTCCCGATGGCACAGGCGGGCTGA
- a CDS encoding FtsK/SpoIIIE domain-containing protein, giving the protein MTDLVTLAEWGAPLAAIGGGALYARHAHPAAHWSTVGLPVSVARLLASYSSTMDACGLTVPPSRLRALAVKATTRREVRPVPPRRGMIRPTSTGLRLRLRLAPGQEPADVAASAERLRHAWGVHAVYVRDVKPGVVELRLVGFDVLRNVRMPRRTVAGPLRVPVALREDATAFVRDYRAVPHELVLGATLSGKSMFLRNLLTGLAAQPVVLVGIDCKRGVELAPFAARLSALATDPVQAAELLPVLVKEMEERYDLIKARQGIAPGTPDELITSDIWGLPDDERPAPIVLFIDEVAELFLVATRKEEERRDEMVTQLIRLAQLGRAAGIYLEVCGQRFGAELGKGATMFRAQLTGRVCHRVNDEASAKMALGDIAPEAVYAACAIAPELPGLAVVGDTSGGWSRIRTPHLTLAEAAATCRETAYLAPDVPALAPFRPYVPPAPVEASGPVATPRPVAE; this is encoded by the coding sequence GTGACCGACCTGGTGACGCTGGCCGAGTGGGGCGCGCCGCTCGCTGCGATAGGCGGCGGTGCGCTCTACGCCCGGCACGCCCACCCTGCGGCGCACTGGTCCACGGTCGGGCTGCCGGTCTCGGTGGCCCGGCTGCTGGCCTCGTACTCCTCAACGATGGACGCGTGCGGCCTGACGGTCCCGCCGTCCCGGTTGCGGGCGCTGGCCGTCAAGGCGACCACTCGGCGGGAGGTCCGGCCCGTACCGCCTCGGCGGGGCATGATCCGGCCCACCTCGACCGGTCTGCGGCTCCGTCTGCGGCTCGCTCCGGGACAGGAACCTGCGGATGTGGCGGCCTCGGCCGAACGGCTGCGGCACGCCTGGGGCGTTCACGCCGTGTACGTGCGGGACGTCAAGCCCGGAGTCGTGGAACTGCGGCTCGTCGGCTTCGACGTCCTGCGGAACGTGCGGATGCCTCGTCGGACCGTCGCCGGGCCGCTTCGGGTGCCGGTGGCGCTGCGCGAGGATGCGACGGCGTTCGTACGGGACTACCGGGCCGTTCCGCATGAACTCGTCCTCGGCGCCACGCTGTCGGGCAAGTCCATGTTCCTGCGGAACCTGCTCACCGGGCTGGCTGCCCAGCCGGTCGTCCTCGTCGGGATCGACTGCAAGCGCGGTGTGGAGCTGGCGCCGTTCGCGGCCCGGCTCTCCGCCCTGGCCACCGATCCGGTACAGGCGGCCGAGCTGCTGCCCGTGCTGGTGAAGGAAATGGAGGAGCGCTACGACCTGATCAAGGCCCGGCAGGGTATCGCCCCCGGTACTCCGGATGAGTTGATCACCTCGGACATCTGGGGCCTGCCGGACGACGAACGCCCGGCGCCCATCGTGCTGTTCATCGACGAGGTGGCGGAACTCTTTCTCGTCGCCACAAGGAAGGAGGAGGAACGGCGGGACGAGATGGTCACTCAGCTCATCCGGCTCGCCCAGCTCGGCCGCGCGGCCGGCATCTATCTGGAGGTGTGCGGGCAGCGCTTCGGCGCCGAGCTGGGCAAGGGCGCCACCATGTTCCGGGCGCAGCTGACGGGCCGTGTCTGCCACCGCGTCAACGATGAAGCCTCCGCCAAGATGGCGCTCGGTGACATCGCCCCCGAAGCGGTCTACGCGGCCTGTGCCATCGCGCCCGAGCTGCCCGGCCTCGCCGTCGTCGGCGACACGTCCGGCGGCTGGTCCCGCATCCGCACGCCTCACCTGACCCTCGCCGAAGCGGCGGCCACCTGCCGCGAGACGGCCTACCTCGCACCCGACGTGCCCGCGCTCGCGCCCTTCCGCCCCTACGTCCCGCCCGCGCCCGTGGAGGCGTCCGGGCCGGTAGCCACTCCTCGCCCCGTCGCCGAGTAG
- a CDS encoding DUF2637 domain-containing protein, producing MRALPVRVDAVLVQALIAAALSFAHLHDLASAAGQDGWKAWAYPVSVDLLMVAAWRRLRSGESKAAGWCWFLVALAASLGANVATAGLLDLDDVPAWLRILVAGWPAVAFLGGTLLAHGAPKTPRAMADTEPPSTVTDTTPQPPATEVEPPVPVAELPSVEVGSAQPSSAPVPSAAVPPALVALARKVADEHRARTGTPIDTSTLRARLGVPMPLAEAIAAQLT from the coding sequence GTGCGTGCCCTGCCCGTCCGTGTGGACGCCGTACTCGTCCAGGCGCTCATCGCCGCCGCGCTGTCCTTCGCCCACCTGCACGACCTTGCCTCCGCGGCGGGACAGGACGGCTGGAAGGCGTGGGCCTACCCGGTCTCCGTCGACCTGCTGATGGTGGCTGCCTGGCGGCGACTCCGCTCGGGGGAGTCGAAAGCGGCCGGGTGGTGCTGGTTCCTCGTCGCGCTGGCGGCCTCTCTCGGCGCCAACGTCGCCACCGCCGGACTGCTCGACCTGGACGACGTTCCCGCCTGGCTGCGCATCCTCGTCGCCGGCTGGCCCGCGGTCGCCTTCCTCGGCGGCACGCTCCTCGCCCACGGTGCGCCGAAGACACCCCGCGCCATGGCCGACACCGAACCGCCCTCGACCGTCACGGACACGACGCCCCAACCGCCAGCCACAGAGGTGGAACCGCCCGTGCCGGTGGCCGAGCTTCCGTCCGTCGAAGTCGGGTCGGCTCAGCCCTCGTCCGCACCCGTGCCGTCCGCTGCCGTACCGCCTGCCCTCGTCGCCCTCGCCCGCAAGGTCGCCGACGAGCACCGCGCCCGGACCGGCACTCCCATCGACACCTCGACCCTTCGCGCTCGGCTCGGCGTCCCGATGCCGTTGGCCGAAGCCATCGCCGCGCAACTCACCTGA
- a CDS encoding RING finger protein produces the protein MRPSTLRALKRAAELTRQNRLTEAVLIAEPVILAADSYEGDEILRWLADHVTDFTGETGNEQKESP, from the coding sequence TTGCGACCGTCCACGCTCCGCGCACTCAAGCGTGCCGCCGAGCTGACCCGACAGAACCGCCTCACCGAAGCCGTGCTCATCGCCGAACCGGTGATCCTCGCCGCCGACAGCTACGAGGGCGACGAGATCTTGCGCTGGCTCGCCGACCACGTCACCGACTTCACCGGCGAGACCGGCAACGAACAGAAGGAGAGCCCCTGA
- a CDS encoding mobile element transfer protein, with amino-acid sequence MPTNRRFRNVVRIGPVQVATYYDGRGREKHTAACTAPRCGFSTDYDSRAAAELAARTHRCAVR; translated from the coding sequence ATGCCCACCAACCGCCGCTTCCGCAACGTCGTCCGCATCGGTCCCGTCCAGGTTGCCACCTACTACGACGGCCGGGGCAGAGAGAAGCACACCGCCGCCTGCACGGCTCCGCGCTGCGGCTTCTCGACCGACTACGACAGCCGGGCCGCCGCCGAGCTGGCCGCTCGCACCCACCGCTGCGCCGTCCGCTGA
- a CDS encoding SpdD protein: protein MFRPKLPDTPHVPSITTHIPQNHTPVPAHSAGRPIAPFVGVGVGAVAAVVVVGVVLTALLAAVAVSAISVAITAVVLRSLVNSAPKR from the coding sequence GTGTTCCGTCCCAAGCTGCCCGACACTCCGCACGTCCCGAGCATCACCACGCACATCCCGCAGAACCACACCCCGGTTCCGGCTCACTCCGCCGGCCGCCCGATCGCCCCGTTCGTGGGCGTCGGGGTCGGAGCGGTCGCCGCCGTGGTCGTCGTGGGCGTCGTCCTCACTGCGCTCCTGGCGGCGGTCGCCGTCTCGGCCATCTCCGTGGCCATCACCGCCGTCGTCCTGCGCTCCCTCGTCAACAGCGCGCCCAAGCGCTGA